A region of Candidatus Dependentiae bacterium DNA encodes the following proteins:
- a CDS encoding ATP-binding protein — translation MFIKRTISSKVLEFSKQYPVVAITGPRQSGKTTLVKQLFPNHLYVTMEDLDFKAKVQSDPRGFLATHGNMHGLIIDEAQEVPELFSYIQGIVDREKKDGFFILTGSQNFLLYEKITQSLAGRVALFTLLPLSIQELKQAGLESSLAEEQMQKGFYPRTYEKEISDLSFFYMTYVATYVERDVRNVLQISNLVAFQKFMKLCAARIGNIINFAELARDCDIDQKTAKAWLSVLEASYIIKLIYPFYNNFLKRLIKSPKLYFVDIGLACHLLGIKSAKDLFIHEYRGSLFKSMIIMELSKTYFNQAVIPPLYFWRTAQGQEIDCIIEKSYAVQIPVEIKASVTMQKNFSSGIDQWPVITGKPVEASYVVYAGNQFFGGNGAHFIPWKDIDKMDLF, via the coding sequence ATGTTTATCAAAAGAACCATTTCTTCTAAGGTTTTAGAATTCTCAAAGCAGTATCCAGTCGTTGCAATCACTGGGCCAAGACAATCTGGCAAAACCACTCTGGTCAAGCAGCTATTTCCCAATCATTTATATGTAACCATGGAAGATCTTGATTTCAAGGCAAAGGTACAATCTGATCCAAGAGGCTTTCTTGCAACCCATGGAAATATGCATGGCTTGATTATTGACGAGGCTCAAGAAGTTCCAGAGCTTTTTTCATACATCCAAGGAATTGTTGACCGTGAAAAAAAAGACGGTTTTTTTATTTTAACCGGATCTCAAAACTTTTTACTCTATGAAAAAATTACACAATCTTTAGCTGGCAGAGTTGCTTTGTTTACTTTGCTACCGCTAAGCATTCAAGAATTAAAACAGGCTGGCCTGGAAAGTTCACTTGCCGAAGAACAAATGCAAAAAGGCTTTTATCCAAGAACCTATGAAAAAGAGATCTCCGATTTAAGTTTTTTTTATATGACTTATGTTGCCACTTATGTTGAGCGTGATGTTCGAAATGTTTTGCAAATATCTAATCTTGTTGCTTTTCAAAAATTTATGAAACTTTGCGCTGCAAGAATTGGAAACATTATTAATTTCGCTGAGCTTGCCAGAGACTGTGATATTGATCAAAAAACAGCTAAAGCATGGCTCTCAGTACTCGAAGCAAGTTATATCATCAAGCTTATCTATCCTTTTTATAATAATTTTTTAAAACGGTTAATCAAATCACCAAAGCTTTATTTTGTAGACATTGGTTTAGCATGCCATCTGCTTGGAATTAAATCTGCAAAAGATCTTTTTATTCACGAATATCGCGGCTCACTTTTTAAATCAATGATTATTATGGAATTATCAAAAACATATTTTAATCAAGCTGTAATCCCGCCACTGTATTTTTGGCGCACTGCCCAAGGACAAGAAATTGATTGCATCATCGAAAAATCATATGCGGTGCAAATCCCCGTTGAAATAAAAGCAAGCGTGACCATGCAAAAAAACTTTTCTTCTGGCATTGATCAGTGGCCTGTTATCACGGGCAAGCCAGTGGAAGCCTCCTATGTTGTGTACGCAGGAAATCAGTTTTTTGGTGGAAACGGTGCCCATTTCATTCCATGGAAAGATATTGATAAAATGGATTTATTTTAA
- the hisS gene encoding histidine--tRNA ligase has translation MFSKVKGVADNFFEMPYTSGVKKKIEAHLKRYNFSEIDLPILEYVSLFQRGLGYETDVVSKQMFIISPKGDKQDDELICLRPEGTAGTIRAFLQEQSNVVTPCKVFSYGPMFRYERPQKGRLREFHQMNMEMIGAASILYDAHLIKMLHNLFDQELKIESFVLKLNFLGQLEDRKAFCLALVSFLTPQMSELCGDCQIRIKTNPLRVLDCKSQDCQKLFQLAPKLSDFFSESTRTEWQELQDTLHELSVTFVIDNNLVRGLDYYNKTVFEFVSVNLGAQSAFCAGGRYDGLAMQLGSKVEVPAFGCAIGMERLLMILESQKDQLLEKQLSLACIIPLTESENKVALHLADFLQSHGKAVDLLLDNQKTQNKMKKANQLKAQYVLIIGADEKNNNTVTVKNMITGVQEVCLQSEVHLKV, from the coding sequence ATGTTTTCAAAAGTTAAGGGAGTTGCGGATAATTTTTTTGAAATGCCATACACTTCCGGCGTCAAAAAAAAGATCGAAGCGCATCTTAAAAGGTACAACTTTTCAGAAATTGATCTTCCAATTTTAGAATATGTTTCATTGTTTCAACGTGGCCTTGGATATGAAACAGATGTGGTGAGCAAACAAATGTTTATCATTTCGCCAAAAGGGGACAAGCAAGACGACGAGCTGATTTGCTTGCGTCCCGAAGGAACCGCTGGAACGATACGAGCATTTTTGCAAGAGCAGTCAAATGTGGTGACACCGTGTAAAGTTTTTTCATATGGTCCAATGTTTCGATACGAGCGCCCACAAAAAGGACGACTTAGAGAATTTCATCAAATGAATATGGAAATGATTGGGGCCGCTTCTATTTTATATGATGCACACCTTATTAAGATGCTTCATAATCTTTTTGACCAAGAATTAAAAATAGAATCATTTGTTTTAAAGTTAAATTTTTTAGGGCAGCTTGAAGATCGCAAGGCTTTTTGCTTGGCTTTAGTTTCTTTTTTAACACCGCAAATGTCTGAGCTGTGCGGCGACTGTCAAATAAGAATAAAGACAAATCCTTTGCGAGTTCTCGATTGCAAATCTCAGGATTGTCAAAAATTATTTCAATTGGCTCCAAAGCTTTCAGATTTTTTCTCAGAGTCAACTCGCACTGAGTGGCAAGAGCTTCAAGATACACTTCATGAGTTATCAGTTACTTTTGTAATCGATAATAATTTAGTGCGCGGATTAGATTATTATAATAAAACAGTTTTTGAATTTGTTTCTGTCAACCTTGGCGCGCAAAGTGCATTTTGTGCTGGAGGGCGTTACGACGGTCTGGCTATGCAGCTTGGCAGCAAGGTAGAAGTTCCTGCATTTGGATGTGCTATTGGAATGGAACGTTTGCTTATGATCTTAGAATCTCAAAAAGATCAGCTCTTAGAAAAGCAACTTTCTTTAGCGTGCATTATTCCTTTAACAGAGTCTGAAAATAAAGTAGCTTTACACTTGGCAGATTTTTTACAGTCACATGGCAAAGCCGTTGATCTACTTTTAGATAATCAAAAAACACAAAACAAAATGAAAAAAGCAAATCAGCTTAAAGCTCAATATGTTTTAATTATTGGGGCAGACGAAAAAAATAATAATACTGTTACGGTAAAAAATATGATTACAGGTGTTCAAGAAGTTTGCCTTCAAAGTGAAGTCCACTTAAAGGTTTGA
- a CDS encoding phosphatidate cytidylyltransferase, whose protein sequence is MFTLSNPTKRFITASIIGTGFWFVFFYLPPVAFSILLFGILSIILLTEWDNLFKIRDFWFWFITPWYPILPFILLIYMNNDPDYRTLVYYLFVIVFAFDGTAYITGKLLGAHKIIPSISPGKTVEGCIGGFIGALITFYFAARSDGLSLSFSFIFLFVFITCLQAFVGDIFESFLKRRAGIKDSGHALPGHGGFLDRFDAVIMTTYFFFLFKDELIKILVR, encoded by the coding sequence ATGTTTACACTAAGCAATCCAACAAAACGATTTATAACAGCCAGCATAATTGGCACAGGTTTTTGGTTTGTATTTTTTTATCTTCCACCAGTTGCTTTTTCAATTCTGCTTTTTGGAATTTTAAGCATCATTCTTTTAACTGAGTGGGACAACCTTTTTAAGATTCGTGACTTTTGGTTTTGGTTTATAACCCCATGGTATCCAATTTTGCCATTTATACTTTTAATCTACATGAACAATGATCCAGATTATCGCACACTGGTTTATTATCTTTTTGTTATTGTTTTTGCCTTTGACGGAACAGCCTACATCACAGGAAAGCTGCTGGGTGCTCATAAAATCATACCGAGCATCAGCCCTGGAAAAACAGTTGAAGGCTGCATCGGTGGATTTATAGGAGCATTGATAACATTTTATTTTGCTGCGCGCAGCGATGGTCTTTCACTTTCTTTTTCTTTTATCTTTTTGTTTGTTTTTATTACCTGCTTGCAAGCATTTGTTGGTGACATTTTCGAATCATTTTTAAAGCGTAGGGCTGGCATAAAAGATTCTGGCCATGCTTTACCTGGCCATGGTGGGTTTCTTGATCGATTCGATGCCGTGATTATGACTACCTATTTTTTCTTTTTATTTAAAGATGAATTAATTAAAATTCTGGTTAGATAG
- a CDS encoding YraN family protein, giving the protein MASDTFGKQSEDFIALYLQKLGFQILEQNYKKFFGEIDIIAKKNDLVVFVEVKARKNSQISMLELVRPSKQNKIIMVAKSYISKNNLYDVTCRFDVALLHLVDGQKPELNYIENAFGQRDY; this is encoded by the coding sequence ATGGCAAGCGACACCTTTGGTAAGCAAAGTGAAGATTTTATTGCTTTGTATTTACAAAAACTTGGCTTTCAAATTTTAGAGCAAAACTATAAAAAGTTTTTTGGTGAAATTGACATCATTGCAAAGAAAAATGATCTAGTTGTTTTTGTTGAAGTAAAAGCTCGAAAAAATTCACAAATATCAATGCTTGAGCTCGTTCGACCTTCAAAGCAAAATAAAATTATTATGGTTGCCAAATCATACATTAGTAAAAACAATTTATACGACGTTACCTGTCGCTTTGATGTAGCCCTTTTGCATCTGGTAGATGGCCAAAAACCAGAACTAAATTATATTGAAAATGCCTTCGGCCAAAGAGATTACTAA